The window GATGTGGAACGGCTGTGCATGGTGTGCGACATGGTTTTAACCTACGCAGGCAACGTCAAAGAATACCGTTTTTATCCCGCTGTGATGCGCTCACACGCCCGTTTGACCTATACCCAAGTGTGGAACTGGTTATCCGAAAAAGCAGGCGACGGCGACATCATCAAACCTGAATTCAGCAACAGCCTGAATACTTTATATAAATTATTCCAAATTTTGCAGAAAAAACGGCGCACACGCGGTGCAATGGAATTTGAACGCGCCGAAACCGAAATGCTGTTTAATCAACAAGGTAAAATTGAGCGCATTCAAGCCGTTACACGCAACGATGCCCACAAGCTGATTGAAGAATGTATGTTGGCAGCCAATGTGTGCGCAGCAGATTTTCTGTTAAAAAACAAACATCCTGCCCTGTTCCGCAATCACGCGGGACCCACACCCGAAAAACTCGCCACTTTGCGCGAACAACTCGGTTTGCTGGGTTTGAGTTTGGGTGGTGGCGACGACCCACAGCCCAAGCATTATGCCGAACTGTCTGCTCAAATCAGTAGCCGTCCCGACCGTGAAATGATTGAAATCATGCTGCTGCGTTCCATGCAGCAAGCTGTGTACGCCCCTGAAAACGAAGGGCATTTCGGTTTAGCATACGAACACTACGCCCATTTTACCTCGCCCATCCGCCGCTATCCCGACCTGCTGGTACACCGCGCCATCAAAGCGGTATTGGCAGGCAAACAACACCACGTTGCGCCCCATACTTGGGCGGAACTGGGTACGCATACGTCCATGTGCGAACGCCGCGCCGACGATGCCTCACGCGATGTGGAAAGCTGGCTGAAAACCTATTATATGTTGGATAAAATCGGCGAAGTGTTTGGCGGAAAAGTGTCGGGTGTCGCCAGTTTCGGCATTTTTGTGACGCTGGACGACGTGCATGTGGAAGGTTCGGTGCATGTGAGCGATTTGGGCGAAGATTATTTCCATTTCCGCCCTGAAATCATGGCGATGGTGGGTGAGCGCAGCGGTGTGCGTTTCGGCATGGGCGACCGTGTGACCGTGCAAGTGGCGCGCGCCGATTTGGAAAGTTCGCGCATTGAACTGGTGTTGCACCACGAAACCCGCCCCAAACGCGGTAAAAAATCCGCCAAACCAACCGAAACTGCGCCCGTTGCCACTGCACCGCGCAGCAAAAAAGTCAAAGCTGCGAATAAAACCGATATCCAATCTTGCACCAGCAAATCGCTGAAAATGGTAAACGGCAAAATCACGCGGGTATGCGACGACCGTCCCACCACCGCCAAAACCCGCAGCAAACGGCGTAAAAAATAAATAAAAAAACAACAGGCTGTGAATATAACAGCCTGTTTGCTTATTACTATAGTTGATTAAAATCGCAACGATACCGCGTTGCCAACGCCCTGATGTACTGTTCGTACACGGCGGGCGTTGTCGCCTTGTCTCGTTTTTATTTTTATCAACTATAAAACGGATTCAATTTATTCTGCCGTTTCTTCCTGATTCGCCGTCAAATTTTGACACACCGCCAAAAACGCCGACAACACACTTTCCCCCAAACGCAACGAACGCTGACCGTTCCAACCAAAATCATCATCGGGCAGATTGTCGTTGTCTTTAAACGGCATTTCCAAAGTATAAGCCAAACAGCCAAATGTATTGCCAACATAATGCGTTGCCAAGCTCAAATCCGCCTGTCCCGCCGCATCTTTTTCATAGCCATGCACATCCTGAAAATCAGGCGATGCTGCTGCAAAAGCCTGTTTAAAAAGGTTTTCCAGCGCGGCAATGCGTTCATTGTAATTCGGCACGCCTTCCGTTCCCGCCACAAACACATAAGGAATGCTTTCATCGCCATGCACATCTAAAAACACATCTACACCGATTTCATGCATTTTTTCACGCACATAAAACACTTCAGGGCTGGTTTCCACGCTGGGCGACAGCCATTCGCGGTTTAAATTCGCGCCCGCCGCATTGGTACGCAGATTGCCACGCACCGAACCATCGGGATTCATATTCGGCACAATGTAAAATGTGGCTTTGTCCAACAAAGCCCGCGCCGTGGGGTCTTGCGCGTCCAGCAAACGCGCCAGCATGCCTTCCACAAACCATTCCGCCATAGTTTCCCCAGGGTGCTGACGGGCAATCACCCAAATTTTCAAATCGCTTTCCGCCTGATTGCCCACCGTCAGCAAATTGATGTCGCGCCCGTCCACCGTGCTACCCAAGTCGTCAATCTGACACAAACCGCTGCCCTGCGCTTCCCCCAGCAAATTCAAATGCTGTTCGTGCGAATACGGTTCAAAATAAGCGTAATAAATGCTGTTTGCCAAAGGCGTATGTTCAATGGTAAACACGCCGTTGTCAAAACGCGAAGGCACACGAAACCAGTTTTGACGGTCGTAAGATGCCACCGCCTGATAACCTGCCCAGCCCAAAGGGTAAGCCGATTCGCCCGCGTTTTCAAAATGCATGGTGCAAGGCGTGTACGCCGCGCCCTGCAAACGGAAATAAAACCACTGTTTAAAATCCGAAGCATTGTCGCAACGCAAATCCAAACGGATATCGGCAGGATTGGACGCATCTTTTACCACCACCGCGCCCGCATCAAACATCGTACTGATTTTCATCTGATTCTTTCAGGAAGATTACTGGATTTTATAAAACGTCTCGCCTGCTTGAATATAATGCAGCTGGCTGCGGGCGATTTCGGTTACGGCTTCATAACCGTTTTTCAAATCATCCACTTCCGCTTTCAATTCCTGATTGCGCTGCACCAAACGGCGGTTTTGTTCCTGCGCTGCCTGCGCTTTTTGGCGCATTTCGCTGTATTGTGAACGCAATCCTTTGTTATGAAACCAAATCTGATATTGCAAACCCAAAAACACGAATGCAAGTATCGCACTAATATATTTCATGACACACCTGTTTGGAAGCTGCTGTCAAACAGCAGCTTCCCTTTAAAATCAACGTTTCAGCTGGTAAAACGCTTCCACGCCCGGATAATAGGCGGTATCGCCCAACTCTTCTTCAATACGCAACAGCTGGTTGTATTTTGCCATGCGGTCAGAACGCGACAGAGAACCCGTTTTGATTTGCATACAATTGGTTGCCACTGCCAAATCGGCAATGGTGGTGTCCTCGGTTTCGCCGGAACGGTGGCTCATCACGCAGGTATAGCGGTTGCGTTTTGCCAAATCCACAGCTTTCAGTGTTTCACTCAAAGTACCGATTTGATTGACTTTTACCAGCAAAGCATTGGCGATGCCTTTGTTAATACCGTCTGCCAGCACGGTCGGATTGGTGACGAACAAATCATCGCCCACCAATTGTACACGGTCGCCCAATTTGCGAGTCAGGTGCTTCCAGCCCAGCCAGTCACCCTCTTCCATGCCGTCTTCAATCGAGATAATCGGATAATTATCCACCAGTTTTTCCAAATATTCGGCAAATTCTTCGCTGTTCAATTCCAAGCCTTCGGCGCTCAAGCGGTATTTGCCGTCTTGGTAAAATTCGCTGGACGCACAATCCAATGCCAACATCACGTCTTTACCCGCTTCATAGCCTGCGGCTTTGATGGCTTCCATAATCAGCTTTAAAGCCTCTTCGTGGCTGGATAAATTGGGCGCAAATCCGCCTTCATCGCCCACTGTGGTAGAAAAACCTTTAATATCGCAAATTTTTTTCAATTGATGGAACACTTCTGCCCCACAGCGCAAGGCTTCGGCAAAGGAAGACGCGCTGGTGGGGATAATCATAAATTCTTGAATATCCAAGCTGTTGTTAGCATGTTCACCACCGTTAATCACATTCATCATCGGCACGGGCAACGCCATCGGTCCAGCACCGCCCAAATAACGGTATAAGGGCAAACCTGCATCTTCGGCAGCGGCACGCGCCACCGCCAGCGATACCGCCAAAATCGCATTCGCACCCAAACGCGATTTGTTTTCCGTACCGTCCAAATCCAACATAATGCGGTCCACATAAGCCTGCTCGGACGCATCAATGCCAATCAATGCCTGTGCGATTTCATTATTCACATTTTCAACCGCTTTACGCACACCTTTGCCCAAATAGCGCAGCTTGTCGCCGTCGCGCAGCTCCAAAGCCTCTTTACGACCGGTAGATGCACCGCTGGGTACGGCGGCACGCCCCATTGCGCCGCTTTCCAGCAGCACATCACATTCTACGGTGGGGTTGCCGCGCGAATCCAAAATTTCACGGGCGACAATATCGACAATGGCACTCATTGTTTACTCCTCAAATACGCTGTTTCAATGGCATGACAAGAATCAAACTTGCCAAAACTGCCTTAATTATACCCTGTTCGCCTGCGGCAAAACACTGGCAGGCACAAAAAAGCACACCGTTTTTTACACGGTGTGCTGCTTTGTTACACTAGACTGTTAGTCTGATACCGAATTACAGGTCCAACACGTCCTCTTCAGCGGGTGCCGGTTGAGGTTGAGGCTCTTCTACAACAGGCGGCTGAGGTTGCTCGGGTACTACAGGCTCTTCAGGCTGGGGCGGAACCACGGGCTCTTCAGGCTGGGGCGGAACCACAGGCTCTTCAGGCAGAGAGGGAACTACAGGCTCTTCAGGTACAGTGGGCGGTACCGGCTTGTTGGGTTTGGACTCCTCAGGTGTTGACGGGGGAATCGGTTTGGGGTCGGGAGTGGGCGGAGTGTAGGTAATCTTACCGCCGCCGCCGCCGCCGCCTACTTTGTTGTCAATGTAGAAGCGGCCACCGCCATGCAGATTCCAAATCTTGCGAATCATCTCTTTATCGGTTACCGAAACTTGTGGATAACCACAACGGTTCAACCAAGTACGAATTTCGCGTTCGGTCCATTTTTCAATTTCCAGCTCACCGCCAACATTCACACCTGCGCCTACGGTCAGGCTGCTGAACGAGCTGTTCACACCGGTCATGCTGACTGTGCCGTTCGGGTTTTCGTTGGTAATTTTCACTTTGTTACCAGCAACATCAGTACCGGTCAGGCTTACACCTGCGCCTTGGAAGTTGCCCGCGATGCTGACTTCATTACCACCTTGAATGTTGTTGATGGCATGAGTGTGCTCTTTATCGCGTTTCACGTCCACATCCACACCCACATCAAAGGATTTGATGGGGTCGGCGTTGTCGCCCAAGCCCAAGGCTACGTTGGCACCCACACCCAAAGCCACTTCGTTGTTGGTGGTCAGGGCAGAGTTGCTGACAACTTGGTTGCCTTTGATGGAAACATTGTGTTTGGCAGCAACATTGGTACCTTGCAGCTCAACTTTTTTGCCGCCGTCCACAGTGATGTCGTTACCGGCTTGAACATTGGCACCGGTGGCTTTGCTGTAGTCTTTTTTACCGTAATTCACGTTGGCATTTACGCCTACAGAGTTCGGTACAACCACGCCTGCTGCGGGAACCACTTTCACGCCTACGCTGCCGCCCAATTCAAAGCCGCCGCTTACATTGTTTACGGTGTCTTTAGCTTCAGTGAAGGTTACGCCGTTTGCCGCGTTGATGTTCACATCGTTTTTAGCAGTAACATCCGCTGCGATGGTCGCTTTGTTGCCGGCATTCACCACCACGTTGTTGGCATTCAAAGTACCTTTAGTTGCTTGGGTAGCATTGCCTTTTTCGTGGTTGTAGTTCACTTTACCGCCCACGCTCACATTGATGGTGGCAAAATCGGTGGTAGATGCACCCACAGACAATTCTGCTCCGCCTTTGTTGCTGACGTGTTTGGCAGTGCTGACAGCAGCTTCATTCACATAGTCTTTTGCTGCAATGTTCAAAGTGCCGTTGGCATTGTATTTGGTGCCCACATCGCTGACTTTGTTTTCAGCAATCAGGTTTACATTGCCGCCTGCCTGAACATTACCGCCGTTGGCAACTGTGGTGTTGCTCACGGTTTTGCCGCCGCTGCCGCCTACTGTGGCTTTCGCGCTCAAGGCTTTGTTTACAGACGCGCCCACTTCCACATTGATACCGCCTTTGTGTTCTACAGTGGTGGTGTCAACGGTGTTCACCGCTGCTGCGTTGGTGATGTTTTTCGCAGTTTGGTTCAGGTCGCCGCCCACTTTAACGTTGGTGCCTTCGTGCTTGATGTTGTTGCTTGCCACCAAGTACACATTGCCGTCGCTGTTCACACCCGAAACTTTAGCGGTGGTCGCTTTGGAATCGGTAACGGTTTTGCCGCTGTTGATGCCTGCGCTCAAGGTTGCTTTGGGCGTACCGTTGTTGGCAGATACGGAAGCGCCGATGCCAATTTCGGTTACACGTTGGTTGGAAACAGTGGTGTTAACATCTTTAGCAGCGGTAATGTTGATGTTTTGTGCTTTAACATCCACACCACCTTTGGCACCGATGGTGCTGCCGTGTACATTAACATCTTTTTCGGAAGCCACACTCAAAGTGCCGCCTGCCTGTACGTTGCTGCCTGCGTGTTGGGTCAGCTGGCTGTTGGTTTTGCCTTTTTCAAAGCTCAAGCCCACGCCTACTTTGCCGCTGGCATTCAACAGGTTGCCTTTATCGCCGTTGGCACGGGCAAAGGGTTTGATACCAAAGGTTTCGGTTTCGCGCTGGCTGTTGGTTTTGGCTGCAGCAATGTTCACATTACCGGTAGCGGGTTTCAGCTCAATGTCGCGGGCAGCCAAGATTTTACTACCCAACACATTGATTTCTTTTTCGCTCTTCACAACCAAATTGGCATCAGAGTTCAAAGTTGCGCCCACAGCGGTTTGTTCGCTGTTTTTGCTGGCATTCAGGCTCTTGGTGATGTTGAAGATGGTGCCGATGCGTTTGCGGTTTACCAGCAAATCGGTGGCGTTTACATGCGTGATGTTGGCTTTGCCCGCACCTGCATTCACAATTGCACCTTCGCTGCCGCCTTTAACCGCGCTGCCGCGTACGGTTACGCCTTTTTTGCTGTTCAGCAAAACCTGTTTACCGGCAATCAGGGAAGAACCGTGCAGGGTTTGGTCGGTCAGGTCGTTCAAGCCTTCGTCTGCACCGCCAAAGAAGCGCAGTTTGTCATCCACAACTGATTTTTCAATAGTAGAAACGGTGTCCAAGTGAACTTTGTTTACATCAGTCAGCAAGTTACCTGTTGCTTTTACTTTCGCACCGGCAGTTTCCAAGTTTTGTTGAGATTGGAAAATCACATCGCCGCCAGCTTCAATTTCAGTGGCATGCAGGGTTTGCAGGTCAAAGTTTTTACGCGAATGACCGGTTTTCAGTTTGCGGTTATTAACGTTTTCAACTTTGGTTTCGTTTTTGAAGTTCACAGAAGTGCTGTGCAAATCGCGGGTTACTTCGCCTTGCAGTTTGATGCCTTGCTCACCTTTCAGGCTCAAGGTTTTGCCTACGTTCAGCTTGGTGGCTTTCAGGTCCACTTTGCCTTTAACTTTTACATCGGCAGTTTCGTTTACTTTGATTTTGGTGGCGTGCAGGGTTTCTTCGGTATCAGAAGTAACCGTGTTGTTCATCCACAAGGCTTTGCTCTTGTTGGAAGTGCTGTTTTTGCGGTTGGTAGTACGCTCGCCGCCGGTAGTCAGGCTGGCAGCTTCCACATTCAGCGAACCTGCATTGATGGTTGCGCCTTTAATGTTGATGTTGCCGCTGTTTTCCAAAGACAAGCCGTTTTTAGCAGAAATGCTGCTGCCTTCAAAGCTTTGTGAAGTGCTGTTTTTGCTGTTTTGGTATTTCACACCGTTTTCGGCATGACGGTAAGCCGCAACCATACGACCGGTACCGCTTTCTTGGGTGTTGTAGTCAGTTTTGCTGCTTACCACACCGTCAATATTGGTGTCTTTGGCTTTCAATACCACATTTTCGCCAGACAATTTGGCAGCACGCACGTCCAATTTGCCTGCGATATCGGTTTTCAGCTCTTTTTCTGCAGCAATGGTACCGCGCAGTTCTTGAGTGCCTTTTTCATTGGTGGCGTGAATGCGGATAGAACCGGCGCGCATAGAGCCGAATACTTGACCGTCCAATACCGGTGCGGGCGCAGCAGCTTTTTTAGGCGCAGGCGCGGCAGCAGGTGCAGGAACGGTGTAGGTTTCTACCACTTTTTTGGGAACATAACGGGTTACGTTACGACCGCGCACACGGTGGGTTTCTTTTACCATTTTGGTAACGGTGCGGGTGCGGGTAACGGTAGCGGGTTTGGCAGCCGCAGGTGCAGCTTCTGCCGCCGCTTCGGTTTTAACGGCTTGTGCAGATACGGTACCATCTTGATTCAGGGCAACTTTGCTGCTGCCTGAAACCATGTTGATGGCGTCAGCAGCTTGTACATCGGCATTGGCAGCCACCACCACTTTTGGGGCAACCAAATCCAATACGTTCGCGCCTTTCAACTGACCTTGAACTTCCAATTTGGCAGCAGTGTTACCGCCCACGCCCAAGGATTCCAAACGACCGCCTTTAACTTCGGGCTTGCCTACCACCAAAGCAGCACGGTTGGTATTGATAAAGCCGCCGTCTTTAACGGAAATGCCGTTGGGGTTTGCCAAAACGTAATCGGCAGCCATACCGAATACTTCTTGTTTACCCAAAATCAGTGAGGGGTTTTTGCTGACTACTTCGTTCAAAATCACTTTGGCAGCTTGGTCGCGCAAATTGGCGTTCGCGCCCAATTCACCTGCCAGTTCGGAACGACCGGCACGTTGTGCGTTGTTCAATACCGCACCAGCTTTACCCACATTGAATTTGTTAAATTCGTTGTGAGACAGACCCTGTGCGTTGGGCTTGGCGATATTAACGATATCTACGCCGTTTTGTTGGCTGACGGCGGTATTGCCGTTGGCGGCTTCAATATTGGCGGCCATTGCGCCGGACACGCCCATATACGCCAAACTCAGGGAAACCAAAAGTTTGCCGCTGGAGGACAACTTCAAGTTATGTGTTTGCATCATTATTTCCTTTACATGGTTGAGAAACTGACCCGACTGTTGCATCGGCGTTTCGTTTAAATTGAAATCCTACTGTTGTGCTACAAGCAAATCACATGCCAACTTTTAAAAAATCACCCTTACCGAGGCAGTAATTTGCTCTTCACGGGCTTTGATTCCGCCTTTGGCACGCAAAAACCCACGCGCACTTTCCAGCGAAATTTGCCAACGGTGTTTATAACCGATATTGACCCCTGCGGCAACACCGTAGCCCGTATAGCGGCTTTCGCGGTCTTTGGCAATGCCCCAATCGGCACCAGCATACGGCTCAACATACATACCAGAAGCCGACTGGCGGCGGGCATAGAGGGTATTGTTTACCGCCACCCCCGAATTGCCGTTAAGCGACAACTGTTTAAACCCGCGCACTGCCGAACGGTCGCTGACCGCAAACTGCTTGGCTGCATATACGTCTTTATTGGCATACTGCGCCGTCAAACGGTGCTTGTTGCGCACCAGCCAATTTCCCGCACGGCGCATTTGCGACAAATCGCTTTGCAGCGACAGGCGCACATAGCGCGAAGTAAACGGCGACTGCGGCGAATCTTTAGCACCAAATGCTTTTGTGCCAACTTCAACACCCACATCATTCAGCCAAGTGCCGTTGTCCAACATCCGCGAATGCGACACACCCGCCTGCACCGTGCCTAATTTCGGGCTTTGCAGCTTCAGCAGGCTGCCGCCGAATTTGCTGGCGACATTTAAATAATCCACACCCGCATAGCCCGAAGCAACGTGTTTTTGACCGCGTGAGAACACACGCTCGCCTTTCACACCTGCTGCAACCGTCTTAGAACGATAAGCAAATTTTATGCCACTGCCAAACTGCGTGATGCTCTGGCTGCGCGACAAACTGCCATAACCGCTAAAAGTCCAATTTCCATAAGGCACGGAATAAAAAGCACTTGCACCACGGTTATAACGGTCGCTGTCGGGGCGCAAATTGGAATACCCACCCAAATACAGACTGTCGGAAAGCCCCAAAGGACTGTCAATCCCAGCCTGCACCCGCACCACCGCCACATTGGGTTTGCTGCCCCGATTATCCACCGACACACTGCCGAACCAGCTTTTACCTTTATTATTGTTTAAGGCAACCGTAGCCGAGCCGTCGCTGTGCGGATAAATATCCATGCTGACATCGTTGCCGCTTAATTTATTCGCCTGTTCCACGCCCTGATCCAAATAATGGATATTCAGCGGTTTGCCTTTATAATCAGGAAACAGCATAGCTGTATTCACGGTACGGCTTTTACCGGTAATCTTGCGGATTCGTCCTTCCTTTACCTTAATAGTTAAGGTATTATCTTGATTTTCCACAAAATCAATCGCCGTGTGGATATAGCCTTTTTTAATATAGGCAGCCACAATTTCGCGGCTGAGTTGG is drawn from Conchiformibius steedae and contains these coding sequences:
- the rnr gene encoding ribonuclease R, producing MKSKKKTNTLNLREKDPYLTREQQKYDAPLPSREWILQLLEEAGVPQKTTALADKLSITAEELPFFERRLKAMARDGQVLINRRGLVCVADKIELVKCRVEAHKDGFGFAVPLTPTGEGDFVLYERQMRGLMHGDIVTVRPAGRDRRGRREGQVLDVVERAQKEVVGRFLVERGVAVLEPEDQRLQQSIILTPDSVAAYRPQKGQVVVAQIDSYPEGHRPAVAQIIEVLGDYADSGMEIEIALRKHRLPHRFSADCEQAAAKIPAKVRPSDRKGREDLHDLPLVTIDGESSRDFDDAVFAEKIGRNYRLVVAIADVSHYVRTGDAIDRDALERATSVYFPRRVIPMLPENLSNGICSLNPDVERLCMVCDMVLTYAGNVKEYRFYPAVMRSHARLTYTQVWNWLSEKAGDGDIIKPEFSNSLNTLYKLFQILQKKRRTRGAMEFERAETEMLFNQQGKIERIQAVTRNDAHKLIEECMLAANVCAADFLLKNKHPALFRNHAGPTPEKLATLREQLGLLGLSLGGGDDPQPKHYAELSAQISSRPDREMIEIMLLRSMQQAVYAPENEGHFGLAYEHYAHFTSPIRRYPDLLVHRAIKAVLAGKQHHVAPHTWAELGTHTSMCERRADDASRDVESWLKTYYMLDKIGEVFGGKVSGVASFGIFVTLDDVHVEGSVHVSDLGEDYFHFRPEIMAMVGERSGVRFGMGDRVTVQVARADLESSRIELVLHHETRPKRGKKSAKPTETAPVATAPRSKKVKAANKTDIQSCTSKSLKMVNGKITRVCDDRPTTAKTRSKRRKK
- a CDS encoding M14 family metallopeptidase, whose amino-acid sequence is MKISTMFDAGAVVVKDASNPADIRLDLRCDNASDFKQWFYFRLQGAAYTPCTMHFENAGESAYPLGWAGYQAVASYDRQNWFRVPSRFDNGVFTIEHTPLANSIYYAYFEPYSHEQHLNLLGEAQGSGLCQIDDLGSTVDGRDINLLTVGNQAESDLKIWVIARQHPGETMAEWFVEGMLARLLDAQDPTARALLDKATFYIVPNMNPDGSVRGNLRTNAAGANLNREWLSPSVETSPEVFYVREKMHEIGVDVFLDVHGDESIPYVFVAGTEGVPNYNERIAALENLFKQAFAAASPDFQDVHGYEKDAAGQADLSLATHYVGNTFGCLAYTLEMPFKDNDNLPDDDFGWNGQRSLRLGESVLSAFLAVCQNLTANQEETAE
- a CDS encoding FtsB family cell division protein; protein product: MKYISAILAFVFLGLQYQIWFHNKGLRSQYSEMRQKAQAAQEQNRRLVQRNQELKAEVDDLKNGYEAVTEIARSQLHYIQAGETFYKIQ
- the eno gene encoding phosphopyruvate hydratase — encoded protein: MSAIVDIVAREILDSRGNPTVECDVLLESGAMGRAAVPSGASTGRKEALELRDGDKLRYLGKGVRKAVENVNNEIAQALIGIDASEQAYVDRIMLDLDGTENKSRLGANAILAVSLAVARAAAEDAGLPLYRYLGGAGPMALPVPMMNVINGGEHANNSLDIQEFMIIPTSASSFAEALRCGAEVFHQLKKICDIKGFSTTVGDEGGFAPNLSSHEEALKLIMEAIKAAGYEAGKDVMLALDCASSEFYQDGKYRLSAEGLELNSEEFAEYLEKLVDNYPIISIEDGMEEGDWLGWKHLTRKLGDRVQLVGDDLFVTNPTVLADGINKGIANALLVKVNQIGTLSETLKAVDLAKRNRYTCVMSHRSGETEDTTIADLAVATNCMQIKTGSLSRSDRMAKYNQLLRIEEELGDTAYYPGVEAFYQLKR
- a CDS encoding hemagglutinin repeat-containing protein, which produces MMQTHNLKLSSSGKLLVSLSLAYMGVSGAMAANIEAANGNTAVSQQNGVDIVNIAKPNAQGLSHNEFNKFNVGKAGAVLNNAQRAGRSELAGELGANANLRDQAAKVILNEVVSKNPSLILGKQEVFGMAADYVLANPNGISVKDGGFINTNRAALVVGKPEVKGGRLESLGVGGNTAAKLEVQGQLKGANVLDLVAPKVVVAANADVQAADAINMVSGSSKVALNQDGTVSAQAVKTEAAAEAAPAAAKPATVTRTRTVTKMVKETHRVRGRNVTRYVPKKVVETYTVPAPAAAPAPKKAAAPAPVLDGQVFGSMRAGSIRIHATNEKGTQELRGTIAAEKELKTDIAGKLDVRAAKLSGENVVLKAKDTNIDGVVSSKTDYNTQESGTGRMVAAYRHAENGVKYQNSKNSTSQSFEGSSISAKNGLSLENSGNINIKGATINAGSLNVEAASLTTGGERTTNRKNSTSNKSKALWMNNTVTSDTEETLHATKIKVNETADVKVKGKVDLKATKLNVGKTLSLKGEQGIKLQGEVTRDLHSTSVNFKNETKVENVNNRKLKTGHSRKNFDLQTLHATEIEAGGDVIFQSQQNLETAGAKVKATGNLLTDVNKVHLDTVSTIEKSVVDDKLRFFGGADEGLNDLTDQTLHGSSLIAGKQVLLNSKKGVTVRGSAVKGGSEGAIVNAGAGKANITHVNATDLLVNRKRIGTIFNITKSLNASKNSEQTAVGATLNSDANLVVKSEKEINVLGSKILAARDIELKPATGNVNIAAAKTNSQRETETFGIKPFARANGDKGNLLNASGKVGVGLSFEKGKTNSQLTQHAGSNVQAGGTLSVASEKDVNVHGSTIGAKGGVDVKAQNINITAAKDVNTTVSNQRVTEIGIGASVSANNGTPKATLSAGINSGKTVTDSKATTAKVSGVNSDGNVYLVASNNIKHEGTNVKVGGDLNQTAKNITNAAAVNTVDTTTVEHKGGINVEVGASVNKALSAKATVGGSGGKTVSNTTVANGGNVQAGGNVNLIAENKVSDVGTKYNANGTLNIAAKDYVNEAAVSTAKHVSNKGGAELSVGASTTDFATINVSVGGKVNYNHEKGNATQATKGTLNANNVVVNAGNKATIAADVTAKNDVNINAANGVTFTEAKDTVNNVSGGFELGGSVGVKVVPAAGVVVPNSVGVNANVNYGKKDYSKATGANVQAGNDITVDGGKKVELQGTNVAAKHNVSIKGNQVVSNSALTTNNEVALGVGANVALGLGDNADPIKSFDVGVDVDVKRDKEHTHAINNIQGGNEVSIAGNFQGAGVSLTGTDVAGNKVKITNENPNGTVSMTGVNSSFSSLTVGAGVNVGGELEIEKWTEREIRTWLNRCGYPQVSVTDKEMIRKIWNLHGGGRFYIDNKVGGGGGGGKITYTPPTPDPKPIPPSTPEESKPNKPVPPTVPEEPVVPSLPEEPVVPPQPEEPVVPPQPEEPVVPEQPQPPVVEEPQPQPAPAEEDVLDL
- a CDS encoding ShlB/FhaC/HecB family hemolysin secretion/activation protein translates to MKNKEKLFSALLVSAAAAVQAADIPHVPNPAAEDARDALREIRNIEDGLREDAARSRQQTHTDVEEHKATETVAPPDKSSSCLNYKSIAVEGITLIDAAPFQPKAAECVSENSLNQLSREIVAAYIKKGYIHTAIDFVENQDNTLTIKVKEGRIRKITGKSRTVNTAMLFPDYKGKPLNIHYLDQGVEQANKLSGNDVSMDIYPHSDGSATVALNNNKGKSWFGSVSVDNRGSKPNVAVVRVQAGIDSPLGLSDSLYLGGYSNLRPDSDRYNRGASAFYSVPYGNWTFSGYGSLSRSQSITQFGSGIKFAYRSKTVAAGVKGERVFSRGQKHVASGYAGVDYLNVASKFGGSLLKLQSPKLGTVQAGVSHSRMLDNGTWLNDVGVEVGTKAFGAKDSPQSPFTSRYVRLSLQSDLSQMRRAGNWLVRNKHRLTAQYANKDVYAAKQFAVSDRSAVRGFKQLSLNGNSGVAVNNTLYARRQSASGMYVEPYAGADWGIAKDRESRYTGYGVAAGVNIGYKHRWQISLESARGFLRAKGGIKAREEQITASVRVIF